A window of Mustela lutreola isolate mMusLut2 chromosome X, mMusLut2.pri, whole genome shotgun sequence genomic DNA:
TTTGATGGTGAGAGCGACCTTCCCCTCTTGGTTCAAATAGCCGAACCATTCCCCGTACTCAGGATCCCGAAACTGGAATGAGACAGTGACAAGGCCTCTAGGAGTCTCCCAGGTGCCGCAAGGCCAAGTAAAGGGGCGTTCACCGTTCCCACCGCACCGCTACCGCGGGGTCACAGCCAGGGCTGGCCCCAGGTGATGGGGCTTCAGAATcaccacgtttttttttttttttaagattttatttatttatcagagggggggcggagagcgagcacaggcagacagaatggcaggcagaggcagagggagaagcaggctccctgccgagcaagggagctgggatcatgacccgagccgaatgcagccgcttaaccaactgagccacccaggcgtccccagaatcACCACTTTTAAAAGCAGGACCACTTCCAGGACAAAGATGAAGGCGGGggcttttctctttttgcctggGAATGGGAGTGGGCAGCTAGACCACCCGCTGGGGAGGGGGCCACAGGCTGAGACTTGAAACACTACAGAAAGGGATTAAGTAGCACCCTGTTTGGGGACAACGAGAAACATTCTACAGCTTGATAGATGCACAGATGTAGTTACACAGATGCATACATTGCTGTATCTCAGTGACCTGAACACTTGGATAGGCTTTACTGTGTATAAATTGTACTTTaagaaaattgatttaaaaaattgattttaggggcgcctgggtggctcagtcattaagcgtctgcctttagctcaggtcatgattccagggtcctgggatggagccccgcatcgagctccctgctcagtggggagtctgcttctctgtctcccactcccccccccccgcttgttctctcactttctgtgaaataaattaataaaaatcctaaaaaaaataaagtcttttttaaaaaaggaaaagaaaattgatttaAAGGAACGAGGAGAAATCCGGTGGAGTTGCGGACCTTCATGTAACTTTGTAGTTGCTTCCTGGAGGGGTTAGAATCTGCTAcagactctctccctttctctccctctgcccctccccctggttgtgcATGGATGCGTGCACACGAAttctacaatcttttttttttttctttaatttcccttcttCACCATAGTGATAGTACCTCCTCAGTACTATACTCCTTtagggaaaatcttttttttaagattttatttattcacttgacagagagcgacagagggaacacaagcagggggagagggagaagcaggattcccgctgagcagggagcctgatgcggggctccatcccaggaccctgggatcatgacccgagccgaaggcagacgcttaatcactgagccccccaggcgaccccaaaatatttcttaaaaaataaaatgtaagggtgcctgggtggctcagtgggttaaagcctctgccttcggctcaggtcatgatcccagcatcctgggatcgagccctgcatcaggctctctgctcagcagggagcctgcttcctcctctttctctgcctgcttctctgcctccttgtgatctctctctgtcaaataaataaatgaaatatttttaaaaaataaataaatatgggacacctgggtggctcagttggttaagcagctgccttcggctcaggtcatgatcccagcgtcctgggatcaagtcccacatcgggctacttgctctgcagggagcctgcttctccctctgactctgccttccactctgtctgcctgtgctcactctcactctctctctctctcacaaataaataaataaaatcttaaataaataaataaataaaaaataaaatgtattcttggggcacctgggtggctcagtcgattaagcgtctgcctttggcttgggtcatgatctcagggtcctgctcagcagggagtcttgcttctccctcggccctttcccccactcctgatctctctctcgcatccgtgctctctcaaataaataaataatctttttaaaaaatctttggggtgcctgggtggctcagtgggttaagcatctgcctttggctcaggtcatgatctcggggtcctgggatggagccccgcatcgagctctctgctcagcagggagcctgcctccccctcctctctgcccacctcgctgcctacttgtgatctgtcaaatgtttttaaaaaaggcataaaaaaaatctttaaatttcattttacgcAGTTTAAACCGGTGGCCTCTAACAGCCACAGGTCTTCTGATTTCCTGTGTTTAACACGCAGAAGTCAACACTGGATCCCAGTCAGAGGTTAGTGCCAAGAAAGGTATAATTTTCTTCCAAGTTCTGAAGTGCACAGACCCCAGGAGACCACGTGTAGAACCTCCTGTGCCGGGATGGACCAGTGGAGTGGGTCACAGCTTTAGAAACACGCCGGGAATCCTCATCACCAGGTGCACCCCCGGGAGGCACCTAGCACATCACTCTGTTCCTAGTGCTTGGCCTCTGGTGGACCCCTGGCTGCCTTCTGACCTCACAGCTGATTCTTGCCCTGCCCAAAGCCCCAGGAACCAGTAATGCCTAAATCCCATGAGGCACCTCCTCTGCACTTGCTCCCTCCCACTTGCCCGCCCCCAGTCCCCTGCCCTTGATGTATTTTCCAAAGCTGTCACTGCCACCTACATGTTTGTATGTTTACTTGTTTATACCCTGCCCCCCAGCATCAGCTCCAGAGGAGGCAGCGGCTGCTTCATTGAGTGAATGGAGGGCACCAGGGACCGGACCTCTGGGACCACACCCActaagggggaggagaaggggctgTGAGATCCGTCTCCCCATCCCTGCCTAGCCTCTTCCCACAGTCCAAGAAAGCCTGGCTGGGGGGCCGCCCTGAGAGGGACAGCTGCCTGTTCTTCCCTCGCCCCCTTGCGGAACCCAAGAGCACTATGGACCCAGAAGCCGCACTTACCTGGCGGAAGGTGTACTCAGCCACCTGGTAGAAGAGATGCAGCAAGGCAGGGTCCCCACTGTCACTGTAGCCCATGAGGAAGGCGATCATGGCTTCGCTGTGTGGCCACCAGAGCTTCATGGCCCACTCCAGCTGAGAGCAGAGCAGTGACCGGTGTCTGCAAGCCCTGTGCCACCCCTCTCAGCCCAACCTCCCGATCGAGGCCCAGACTCCATCAGGCCCCAGCACTTGGGCCTTCATCACAGGCTGGATGTCCCTGAGGGTCTGAACGGCCCCTCTGCACGGGACCAGCTTCCTGACTGGGATGCACCCCCTAATAACCCCTTCCCAAGGGCCCGGGTGGGGTGGCCTCCTTTTCTAACCCTGGAACCGAAATCCTGTCTGCCTTGTCAGCCTATCTAAAGCCCGCTGGACACCAGCTCCTGCTGATGGCAGGGTTGGTCACCCTCTGCAGATCTCAGTGGGGTCAAAACCCAAGCAGAGGCGGCGGACATAAGGGTGCAAACCTGCTCCCACTACCGACGCCTGAGAGTTGCCCAGAGCACCTTTCAAAGATGAAGGACACAAGTATCTCAGAACTGGCATCTTCTGCACTCGCTGACGGAAGGGTGAGGGCCACTGGCAGAGAGGAGTTTCCCACCAGGGTCACACTGGGCGAGGTCATCACCCTGAGACCCAGGTCCCCGCGCCCCACGAAATGAGTGATGACAGCACCCGTCTCCCAGGGAAGAAAGCCTTGAACAGCCTGGTACCATGTGGCCCTGGGCACATTCCCACCTGGGTGGGGCAGAGGCCATCAACATCCTGGAAATAGAAGAGGCCTCCGTGGTCAGGGTCCCAGCCAGAGCGGAAGGGCAGTAGCAGGAACTTGTTGATAACGTGGGCTCGGAGCTTGGGGTCACCCTTCCTGACGGCATGACGGAGCAGGAACCAGCCAGCTTCCAGCGCATGGCCTGGTGAGTGCTTTGGGTTAAGACCGGCAGTGGActccccccccggccccccaagGCAGgtgcctcctttcctcctccactAACTGTGGGAGCTGCTCTGAGCTCTTGCCACAGCTCCTCTCCTGCAGAAAGCTCGCCCTCCCAGTCTGTCCCAGACTCTGTCTCCTGCTGCTGACACCCCAGCCTGGGAGGCCCGTCCCGGCTTCTCTGCCCCATCCTCAGCAGCAGCTGGAGCAGGGAGGGCGGAAGCAGCCCCCGGGCACTCCCCACACCTAAGACACAGAACCAGGGACTGAGcagtcccttcctcctgccccccccccccccgccagcttATTCTACTCCTTACCTGGGTTCTGGTGCCTCCCCAAGCAGCCAGGAAGTTCCTCACCGTCCTCGGACACGTTCTCCAGCACAGCCTGTCCATCCCTCtgcccaggagggagagaggaacatGAGAAGGtaaatctgccttcagctcctgccCATCCAACTGGAAAGGTGCGCCCACTAGCCCTCCCCTCTGTCATCTGTGATCCTGGGCAGGCCTGGCTCAGAGGGGGCATTTGGGAAGGGGCCCAAGGGCCTGAATGCGTGGGAAGAGTGACACACTGAGCAGTGACTGAGTTAAGGCTGGCCGGGCTGCCCACAGAGGCCCGGAAGAACGTGGGTCTGGCTGGGTCTCCTGCTCTTGAACACACCAGAGCTGccagccccttccctcctgcccttgGCCCCCCTGGGCTTCCCTGGCCCTCCACCTTTCCCAGGGGTGTGGGCTTCTGGCCCCAAGCcgagctccccacccccacccccaccgggtCTCCCCGCCTGTAAAGGGGCCACCAAGGCCCAGCTGGGGGTGTGCGTGTGTAGGCTATGGAGGTGCCTCAGGGCCTGGGGAGTGGGGCTCACCCTGACCCCCGGCTCCCAGGGCCCATCTGGCAGGTGAGGGTCAGCCTCCTGTCCCCTGGGCGTGCcatgccccccagccccccacctggACGTGCCGCAGAATCCTCTGGACACACCAGTCCCCCAGCTCCGCGTAGTTGCCCGCCAGCTCCTCGTCCGCCTCCCCGAGCTGGTCCACGAGGTTGAGCAGCATCATGGGCACCGCCATGGACTCGGAGGCCGGGGCCCCGGGGAGGTGCGGACGGCCCAGCCCCGACGGGTCCTCCCGCACCCAGCACGCGATCTGCTCCATCATCTCCACCGCTTCCTTCTGGGTGGAGAGAAGGGAGGCGAGGGGAGGCCAGGGCCGAGGCGGCATCCCGTGCGGTCTGACCTGGGCGGGGAGAGCTTCGTCCTCCCGCCGGCTCCTAGGACCACTTCACCAAGGGCCGACTCTGggccccaggcctgggctgggggttgggggctgggggccggTGTAGATCTGTCCCACCCTGCCTcggggcggggtgtgtgtgtgtgtgtctcccagtTTGTGGGTGCAGGCCACTCCCGGGCAGTGAGGTCGGGTCTGAGAGCCCAAGGGgctccagggaggagggagagctccCTTTTGGCGGGGGCAGGTGTGGACTGGTCTCTCTGTGCTCTGTGTATGGATTCCAGGGAGGGGGTACCCCTCACAGTACAGCACAGTGAGGGGGCCGCTGTCAGCAGCTCTGGGCCCATGGGGGCCCAGAAGAAGGACTGCTGTTGGCAACAGACCCCATGTGCACACGGAGCCCAGGGAGGAGGCTTGCACACGAACAGGAAGGCATCAGGTGGCCGTAAGGCAGCCTTCTTCCCGCACACCTGGTAACGCGCTTCCCCGGTCACCCGCCACAGCTCGTTCATGGCCATGGTGTAGAAACACTCGCTGAAGATGGTCCGCTGCACCTTGACCGGGCGGCCGTCCCGCGTCAGCACAAAGGCACACTTCTTTCCGGGAGGTGCCACTCGGGCATAACGCAGCAAAAATTCGCCACCTGGTGGTTGGGAAGTTGCCAcgcttgagctgaagtcaggttGCCCCCAGGCCCTTCACTGCAGGCCCTTCACCCCCTAGAACTGCAGGAAGCTTGGACGCGCCTCTGAGgagatggggacagggagggTGCACCTGCTTTGGCGGAATCCAGAAGTTCAGGGCTGCGGAATCGCTCAAGTTTTCGGTACAGGCGACAATACATCCACACCTGCGGGGGGAATGGAGGGAATATGGCCCAAGCGGGGGTTTGCAGGGCTGGGAGGAGAAGTCGTcctcaggtgcccctgccatgGGAGGAGGGGTGTGGAGGTGCCCAGCCTGGTGCGTGCAGATTGCGGACCAGCCAAGCCGACTCCAGCAGCCACCTCTGGGAGCGCTTACTGCCGGGGCACATGCCCTACCTGCCTCCCCTGCAGCCAAACATACTTGAGGTCATCGTACACCTTCCCATCTCGACCAAGGCACGTGAAGAAACCCCTGTGGGATGCACAGTGTTAGCAAAGTGGGGAAGGGGCCTTGCAACCACCGGGTCTGCTGCTCTGCTGGGCTCAGCAGATCTGAGTTAGCTGAGAGTGAGATGGGGGCTCAGGACAggcaaagaccccccccccccccagggtacCAGAAGGGCAAGGCGCACCCATGCTCCTGGTCGTGAGAGTGCTCCATCCAGAAAGCCACCACGCGGTCCAGTTCCTGCTCCACGCGCTCCTTCCAGGTCTGCATAGCCTCTCGCTCCTTTTCCATGTCCTGGGGGAACCCGGGACTTGGAGACACAGCTTCCCCACAGGCCTCCCCATTTTCCCAGTTCCCAAGCTCCTCAACAGGCTCTTCTGTGCCCTCAGGTCACCCCACGctccaggggaccccagggctACCTGAGCCGTCTCCCCTGGGCCCCCAGGCTTCAGAACCCAGACCTCAGGGTTCCCCATACCCCTGCGTGGGGCTGTCTGGCTGGGGACCGGCCCCAGAACTGACCCCACCGTCCTGGGAATCCTCCAGAATAACACCCTCCCCACTATGGCCCCTCCACTGGCCTGCCACACTTGGAGAGCCCCGctcatccttccttctcctccgGGAAGCCAGACAGAGCTGGCCGCAGTCCCGTGACTGTCATTCAGCTGACCCAGCTGCGCCCCACCCGCCCCCTCCTCGGGGAAGTTCCGGAGTCCGGGGGCGGGGCTTGGCGGTCGCACAGCTCCGCCCCCGTGCTTCGGCACCGCCCCTAAGCTCCTGGGCCAAGACCCGTGGGCAGAGCAGAGCAGGGTTAGCAGCAACTGCCGCAGGGCGGTTCTAGGGCCTCCTGATGGCAAATGCTGGGTGAACTGGCAGGGCAGTCTGGGGCAGGGAGCACGGGGCCGGCTGCAGCACACCCGCCCCTCCCAGCCACCTCTTCCCACTCTTGAACTGAGTTGGGGGGGAAGAGTCCTGCGGAAGgggcctgggcagggcagggcagctgAGGGTGATGTCCCCAGCTCATGCTTAGTGGAGGCCCTGGCTTTGGGTCCGACTGGGCTCATACCCAGCCTGCTCACAGACGCTTGTCATTGTTTACGGTAGCTCCCTTCACGTCCAGCCTCCCCCGTTGTCCATGCACTCTCTCCCTGTCGTGCCTAGCCAAGGACAAGTCTTCGGTATGTGGAAGTTTCTAAGGTTCCTGTGGGTGAGCCCCCCGGTGGCCTTGGGTCCAGTGGATGGGGCCTTGGCCAGTCTGAAGACAGAGAGCTGGCACCACTCCTCTCCCCACACACAGGCCTCTCCCCAGGAGGCCGCAGAGTGCTATGCTCCGAGGCTATACTGGCATGGCCCAGAGAGCCCCTTGGGTCACTTTGAGGCAGGTGAGCGGAGGGCCGGTGAAGGGGAGTGTCCCAGAGCCATCTAACACATGCCTGGCCAATCCGCACAGGCCCCACCACTCTGGGGCCAGCCTCACGCGGACCTTGTGCACCTGCCGGCATCCTCTCACCCCCGGCCCTTGCTCCTGtggctccccccatcccccctcccccagaccaCTGGGCTACAGATCAGATCAGAACTGGTGCCATGGGGAAGACAGAGCCATGGTTCCTGGTATCAAGAGCCACAGGACAGGTCCCATCATGAGGCACTGTGAGCCCAATGGAGTGAGCACCAGGGACAGGCTTGCCCTGGGAGGCTGCCCAGGAGAGGCAGCTGAGAGCCAGCACCGCGTGGGCCCACACACCCGAAGGGCAGAGATGGCATGGCCGGATGAGAGTGTACCGAGGCCATTTCCCCGCGCCCCTTGCCCCAGCACCCGGCAGCAGCTCTACGCCCGCCGGCTGCCCAACCGGTGCTACTGATACCAACAGCTGCACCGTCCCAGTCTGTTCAATATAGCTtttgctccttttctttctgaagCCTGACTCACATGCACAAGGGAGCCAGCACTGAGAGTCCCTACCGCAGCACCTGTCCGTTGCAGGAACCACCTGCGGGTGATACACTCTGGGGGACCTGAGCTCTCATCGGAGAGTCCGGCTCAGCCCTTCCCGCCTGTCCAAGGAGGCCAGTGGCTGGTGACCTGCCAGTCCTTTGTCCCCGTCCTCTGCGTGGGGAAAGGAGGGCAGGGGATCTGGTCTCCACACAAAGAACCAACAGCAACTGCCCAGAAAGCCCCTTGGCCTCTACTCCAAACCAAGGCTGCTGTGGGACGTTTCGTGGGGAACCGGGTGCTGGCCTCAGTCCCCAGGGCTGCGGGCCTCAGTGGAGCCTTGAACTTGCAAGTGAACCCTGCTCACTGCCCTTAGAGCAAGAGGCTCCCAGGGGCTCCATGAGTcacggggcagggcggggggggggggaggctggagCTGTGGCGCTACCACCTAGCGCCTCCTCCCCGGAGTCCTGGACACAGTAAAGGAGCAGGTGGTTATttcaaaaaaagtcttttaattgTTCAAAATAGCACAAAACGACATCGCACTATGGTAATATTGAGTCACAGGGTTACTCTACAATAGATGAACGGCATACTGTTCTCAGAAACGAGAGAAATCAAAGGGCGCtcaggaggagggacagggaaACAACAGGGCCAGGCGAGTGGGCTCCAAGGTGACCGACTAAACATGACATTTTCCACAGCGAAGTATACTATAATACAACAAACCAAAGGCCCCAGAAGGTGTGGGCCAGTGGCAGGGGTCTGCAGAGGCCGGGCCCCTCACCGCAGCTCgtctccaggccagagactgggggATCTGAAAAGACAGGCTGCTCGCTGGAAGTCCTTCGGCACGACCTGCTGCTAAAACTTGTCAGTGCCTAAAGCTCAGGTGTGGGGCAGAAAGCAGTCTCCCAAGCCACACTAAGaaccctcgccccccccccccccccgagtctGGGCCTGGGGCCACAGAACGGGTGACCGGTGCTGTCAGCCTGCATTTTCTCTATGGCCTCTCCAGGTGCCCCGACACAGCCACTCTCCCAGCCCgcgctgccctcctcccctcaccccaccccctctgACACGCccctgcctggaggaggtggctgCAGGAAGCGGCAGATACTCTAAGCCAATGTGCCAAGGACGGAGCCTgggcggggatggggggtgggggggggtagggagtcgttgggggtgggctggggggcaggagaCGTTGAGGGCACTGTGAACCCAGGACCTGCTCCTCTGCAGAAACCTGACTTTAGGCTCCAACAGAGACTCTCCAGCTGGATCACCCACGGGAGCAAGGTTTGACAGCTCAGCCCTCCTctatcccaggggcctggggacaAATAAAGGGAGCAGACAGCAGGGGCCAGCAAGAGGCATCAGGCCAGGCAGCCAACGCCAGGCCCGCAGGGGAGATTCCACGCCTCTCCTGTGCCAGCTGCCCCCAGCTTTTCTTCCAGAAAGATCCCTGCCAAGGCTTTAGCcaaggagaaaaaagtaaaagttaaaaaaaaaaaaagaaaacaaaaaggggaaaaaaaggtacacATTCT
This region includes:
- the RENBP gene encoding N-acylglucosamine 2-epimerase isoform X2 — its product is MSGALQVWQDMEKEREAMQTWKERVEQELDRVVAFWMEHSHDQEHGGFFTCLGRDGKVYDDLKYVWLQGRQVWMYCRLYRKLERFRSPELLDSAKAGGEFLLRYARVAPPGKKCAFVLTRDGRPVKVQRTIFSECFYTMAMNELWRVTGEARYQKEAVEMMEQIACWVREDPSGLGRPHLPGAPASESMAVPMMLLNLVDQLGEADEELAGNYAELGDWCVQRILRHVQRDGQAVLENVSEDGEELPGCLGRHQNPGHALEAGWFLLRHAVRKGDPKLRAHVINKFLLLPFRSGWDPDHGGLFYFQDVDGLCPTQLEWAMKLWWPHSEAMIAFLMGYSDSGDPALLHLFYQVAEYTFRQFRDPEYGEWFGYLNQEGKVALTIKGGPFKGCFHVPRCLAMCEEMLGALLSRLPGPSSGSPPSVPPAVPPASQGAK
- the RENBP gene encoding N-acylglucosamine 2-epimerase isoform X1, coding for MGNPEVWVLKPGGPGETAQDMEKEREAMQTWKERVEQELDRVVAFWMEHSHDQEHGGFFTCLGRDGKVYDDLKYVWLQGRQVWMYCRLYRKLERFRSPELLDSAKAGGEFLLRYARVAPPGKKCAFVLTRDGRPVKVQRTIFSECFYTMAMNELWRVTGEARYQKEAVEMMEQIACWVREDPSGLGRPHLPGAPASESMAVPMMLLNLVDQLGEADEELAGNYAELGDWCVQRILRHVQRDGQAVLENVSEDGEELPGCLGRHQNPGHALEAGWFLLRHAVRKGDPKLRAHVINKFLLLPFRSGWDPDHGGLFYFQDVDGLCPTQLEWAMKLWWPHSEAMIAFLMGYSDSGDPALLHLFYQVAEYTFRQFRDPEYGEWFGYLNQEGKVALTIKGGPFKGCFHVPRCLAMCEEMLGALLSRLPGPSSGSPPSVPPAVPPASQGAK